The Actinomycetota bacterium genome window below encodes:
- a CDS encoding isochorismatase family protein: MAVWDDVLPDTDRKVFEAAGWGRPSGLGRRPVLLVIDANYNFVGDRPEPILESIKRWRYSCGERGWQGVAAIGRVLERARALRLPVLYTTNPRRPDGFDLGVWNLKNWRAGDDTDVQGHLGNEVVAEIAPRPGDLLVEKKKPSAFFGTPLVSYLVALRADTLLLCGTTTSGCVRASAVDAISYNFRVGIPEPCVWDRGELTHKVNLFDLHQKYCDVLELEEALGYLGGLEPGLFDAEFPAVRDAGSVAS; the protein is encoded by the coding sequence ATGGCGGTCTGGGACGACGTCCTTCCAGACACCGACCGCAAGGTGTTCGAGGCCGCCGGATGGGGCCGGCCGTCGGGGCTCGGCCGACGGCCCGTGCTGCTGGTGATCGACGCCAACTACAACTTCGTCGGCGACCGGCCCGAGCCGATCCTCGAGTCCATCAAGCGCTGGCGCTACTCCTGCGGGGAGCGCGGCTGGCAGGGCGTGGCCGCCATCGGCCGGGTCCTGGAGCGGGCCCGGGCGCTGCGCCTCCCGGTCCTCTACACCACCAACCCGCGCCGCCCCGACGGCTTCGACCTCGGGGTCTGGAACCTCAAGAACTGGCGCGCCGGCGACGACACCGACGTCCAGGGCCACCTCGGCAACGAGGTCGTGGCCGAGATCGCGCCCCGGCCGGGCGACCTGCTGGTGGAGAAGAAGAAGCCGTCGGCGTTCTTCGGCACCCCGCTGGTCAGCTACCTGGTCGCCCTGCGGGCCGACACCCTGCTGCTGTGCGGGACCACCACCTCGGGCTGCGTGCGGGCCTCGGCGGTGGACGCGATCTCCTACAACTTCCGGGTCGGCATCCCCGAGCCGTGCGTCTGGGACCGGGGCGAGCTGACCCACAAGGTCAACCTGTTCGACCTCCACCAGAAGTACTGCGACGTGCTCGAGCTGGAGGAGGCCCTCGGCTACCTCGGCGGCCTGGAGCCGGGGCTGTTCGACGCCGAGTTCCCGGCCGTGCGCGACGCCGGGAGCGTCGCCTCGTGA